The Naumovozyma dairenensis CBS 421 chromosome 3, complete genome genome has a window encoding:
- the ERP5 gene encoding Erp5p (similar to Saccharomyces cerevisiae ERP5 (YHR110W); ancestral locus Anc_5.420), which yields MLLQQLRVFTLLLSLASFGSCIYFYANSGEVRCFYENLSSGQLLIADIDTSVEKNGIYEEDQDVTVSISVDETFDNNHRVLNQKNSHTGDFAFTALDDGEHRVCFTPYFADTKSKIRVFVELEIDHVSSLDSQRKEDVESMKRRTSQLIGRLNKIRQEQKEIRENEAIFRDESEAANSKIRFWSILQVIVLIVICWFQLGYLRNFFIKQKVL from the coding sequence ATGCTACTACAGCAGCTCCGGGTTTTTACACTTTTATTATCACTGGCTTCCTTTGGTTCatgtatttatttttatgcCAATTCTGGTGAAGTAAGGTGCTTTTATGAAAACTTATCAAGTGGTCAATTATTAATAGCGGATATTGACACATCTGTGGAGAAAAATGGTatatatgaagaagatCAAGATGTTACGGTATCAATTAGTGTGGATGAaacatttgataataatcatCGTGTtttaaatcaaaagaatTCACATACGGGGGATTTTGCATTTACTGCCCTAGATGATGGTGAACATAGAGTTTGTTTCACGCCTTATTTTGCTGATACTAAATCTAAGATAAGAgtatttgttgaattagaaatagATCATGTAAGTTCTTTGGATAGTCAAAGGAAAGAAGATGTTGAATCAATGAAGAGAAGGACATCCCAATTGATAGGCAGATTGAATAAAATACGTCAAGAACAGAAAGAAATCAGAGAAAATGAGGCAATCTTTAGAGATGAGAGTGAAGCTGCCAATAGTAAGATTAGATTTTGGTCAATTTTACAAGTCATTGTTTTAATCGTTATTTGTTGGTTCCAATTGGGTTACTTGAggaattttttcattaaacaAAAAGTCTTATAG
- the CTM1 gene encoding cytochrome c lysine N-methyltransferase (similar to Saccharomyces cerevisiae CTM1 (YHR109W); ancestral locus Anc_5.419) — protein sequence MEEVLTFFQENANVKVHPAVHLKLDNGADGRKGYGLNINLQKVQGLSHKNDDLILLRIPHNSTFNIETTLRLVRDSSQFTSTKAFEKTDKIRQEMFKKFKEELVRKSFQYSETIFMTFYFILFDCLKTMYDLPKILTYYLNTVLLPTRINNISLFDKYLLSTYYQYSIPTVTEETIEKLYSFFADNFPNQIVSMGSIRQIYGAIISRCLEIPQEINRELDDCTVMTTLVPILDFVNHDINLKNAHYDIDRETNDVILILERSALEKYKRTNVRDIEIFIDYGQTENVLPFALTYGFFPSLKTSQYEVWNISFDRDFLKNSKGSLQNGNLRLFYKWFGINPVIQLVRIKEKSVYSQWYINDSSHNFIDLLLPFLPSFEGNSGSCWKYDPETDSTFTYFCCHNDTSKVKSNSEEDSIVTAFKKAIENKEQDGNDIMNMPPLAWSFSFYSKDHNKICQEVVSKNEAIGILQDCLEDDMYLQAISSFLNFLKDYIIWRIGKLEEGILAQNSIPGAESVSFQLHNYELSILRETQFALSSNSENFTSDCNIELTGAIDRYPPPLKSSPH from the coding sequence ATGGAAGAAGTTCTTACAttctttcaagaaaatgCTAATGTTAAGGTTCATCCTGCTGTTCATTTAAAGTTGGATAACGGAGCTGATGGTCGTAAAGGCTACGGATTAAATATTAATCTACAAAAAGTCCAGGGTTTATCACATAAAAATGACGACCTGATATTATTAAGGATCCCTCATAACTCAACATTTAATATTGAGACCACTTTACGGTTAGTGAGGGATTCATCTCAATTCACATCAACTAAAGCTTTCGAAAAGACAGACAAAATCCGTCAAGAAATGtttaagaaattcaaagaagagTTAGTAAGGAAAAGTTTTCAGTATTCTGAAACGATTTTTATgacattttattttattctatTTGATTGCCTTAAAACAATGTACGATCTTCCCAAAATTTTaacatattatttgaatacGGTATTATTACCTAcaagaattaataatatttccttatttgacaaatatttattaagtacttattatcaatattctATACCAACTGTCACTGAAgaaactattgaaaaactATATTCCTTTTTCGCGGACAATTTTCCTAATCAAATCGTTTCAATGGGAAGCATTCGACAAATATATGGAGCTATAATATCAAGGTGTTTGGAAATTCCTCAAGAAATCAATCGTGAATTAGATGATTGTACCGTCATGACAACATTAGTACCTATCTTAGATTTTGTTAATCATGatataaatttgaaaaatgcCCATTACGATATTGATCGGGAGACAAACGACGTCATCTTAATATTAGAAAGAAGTGCCTTAGAGAAGTATAAACGAACCAATGTACGAGACATCgaaatatttattgattaTGGCCAAACCGAAAATGTGCTACCATTCGCACTTACTTACGGCTTTTTCCCATCCTTGAAAACATCACAATATGAAGTATGGAACATCTCTTTCGATCGTGATTTTCTGAAGAATAGCAAGGGATCCCTACAAAATGGCAATCTTCGCCTTTTCTACAAATGGTTTGGAATTAATCCGGTTATTCAACTAGTGCgaataaaggaaaaatcaGTCTATTCTCAATGGTATATTAATGATTCATCACATAActttattgatttattacTACCTTTCCTCCCTTCCTTCGAAGGTAATTCAGGCTCTTGTTGGAAATATGACCCGGAAACAGATAGCACTTTCACCTACTTTTGTTGCCATAATGATACATCAAAAGTCAAAAGTAATTCAGAAGAGGACTCAATAGTAACGGCTTTCAAGAAAGCTATCGAGAACAAAGAACAAGATGGGAATGATATAATGAACATGCCTCCATTAGCATGGTCTTTTTCATTCTACTCTAAGGATCATAATAAGATATGCCAAGAGGTAGTCTCTAAAAATGAAGCCATTGGTATTTTACAGGACTGTTTAGAGGATGATATGTACCTTCAGGCAATATCAAgttttctaaattttttgaaagattatataatatggAGGATTGGAAAATTAGAGGAAGGTATCTTGGCTCAAAATTCGATTCCTGGGGCCGAGTCAGTTTCATTCCAGTTACACAATTACGAATTGTCTATTTTAAGAGAAACGCAGTTTGCACTCAGCTCAAATTCCGAGAACTTTACTAGTGATTGTAACATCGAACTGACTGGAGCGATAGACAGATACCCTCCTCCTTTAAAGTCTTCCCCCCACTGA
- the CDC12 gene encoding septin CDC12 (similar to Saccharomyces cerevisiae CDC12 (YHR107C); ancestral locus Anc_5.412) — MSAAATATTTAQPPVGVSNLPNQRYKIANERGGSFTLMVCGESGLGKTTFINTLFQTTLKHQDAQQRRYTPIKKTVDIDIIRAILEEKNFSLRVNVIDTPGFGDNVNNNKAWQPLIDFIDDQHDSYMRQEQQPYRKVKFDLRVHAVLYFIKPTGHGLKPLDIETMKRLSTRANLIPVIAKSDTLTAQELQVFKSRIRQVIEAQEIRIFTPPLETGSVKDDESPDSPAMEHARQLIESMPFAVVGSENKYDNGQGTPVVARQYPWGLVEIENDSHCDFRKLRGLLLRTYLLDLILTTEELHYETYRRLRLEGGNSEDPNLPVKAPARKLSHNPKYKEEENALKKYFTDQVKAEEQRFRQWEQNIVNERIRLNGDLEDIQSKVKKLEEQVRNLQLKKR, encoded by the coding sequence ATGTCTGCTGCTGCTACCGCTACAACAACTGCACAACCACCTGTTGGTGTTTCCAATTTACCAAACCAACGTTATAAGATTGCTAATGAACGAGGCGGATCATTCACACTTATGGTTTGCGGTGAAAGTGGTCTCGGGAAGACCACATTTATTAACACACTTTTCCAAACGACATTAAAACATCAGGACGCACAACAACGTCGTTATACACCAATTAAAAAGACAGTGGATATAGATATAATTCGTGCCATActagaagaaaaaaacttCTCATTAAGAGTTAATGTTATTGATACTCCGGGATTCGGTGATAACGTTAACAATAACAAAGCATGGCAACCATTGattgatttcattgatGATCAGCATGATTCATATATGCgtcaagaacaacaaccatACCGTAAAGTTAAATTCGATTTAAGGGTGCATGCAGTActatatttcattaaacCAACTGGTCATGGATTAAAACCTTTAGATATTGAAACGATGAAGCGTCTTTCAACAAGAGCTAATTTGATACCAGTGATTGCCAAATCTGATACTTTAACGGCGCAAGAATTAcaagttttcaaatcaagAATTAGACAAGTCATAGAAGCTCaagaaattagaatttTCACACCACCTTTAGAAACTGGGAGTGtgaaagatgatgaatcaCCTGATTCTCCTGCTATGGAACATGCAAGACAATTGATTGAATCGATGCCATTTGCTGTTGTTGGTtctgaaaataaatacGATAATGGTCAAGGGACACCTGTAGTTGCAAGACAATATCCATGGGGGCTCgttgaaattgaaaatgacTCTCATTGTGATTTCCGTAAATTAAGaggattattattaagaacATATTTGTTGGATTTAATTCTAACTACTGAAGAATTACATTATGAAACGTATAGAAGATTAAGATTGGAAGGTGGTAACAGTGAAGATCCCAATTTACCCGTTAAGGCACCAGCTAGAAAATTATCACATAATCCAAAATAcaaagaggaagaaaatgcATTGAAGAAGTATTTCACTGATCAAGTTAAGGCAGAAGAACAAAGATTTAGACAATGGGAACAAAATATAGTTAATGAAAGAATCAGGTTGAATGGAGATTTAGAAGATATTCAATCTAAggtaaagaaattagaGGAACAAGTTAGGAATTTACAATTAAAGAAACGTTAA
- the TRR2 gene encoding thioredoxin-disulfide reductase TRR2 (similar to Saccharomyces cerevisiae TRR1 (YDR353W) and TRR2 (YHR106W); ancestral locus Anc_5.411) has translation MNIIIKQKNKLLNLQTTKLKLLPTFFNTPTITTRMVHNKVTIIGSGPAAHTAAIYLARAEIKPILYEGMMANGIAAGGQLTTTTEIENFPGFPEGLTGSELMDRMREQSVKFGTTIITETVAKVDLSSRPFKLWTEFNEDQEPITTDAIILATGASAKRLHLPGEETYWQQGISACAVCDGAVPIFRNKPLAVIGGGDSACEEAQFLTKYGSKVYLIVRKDHLRASTIMQKRAMTNPKIEVLFNTVTLEAKGDGKFLNSLRIKNVQTNQESDLEANGLFYAIGHNPATSIVAGQVDTDAAGYIKTVPGSSLTSVPGFFAAGDVQDSRYRQAITSAGSGCMAGLDAEKYLTELE, from the coding sequence atgaatatcatcatcaaacaaaaaaacaagtTATTAAACTtacaaacaacaaaactCAAATTACTCCCcacatttttcaatactccaacaataacaacaagaaTGGTTCACAACAAAGTTACTATCATTGGTTCAGGTCCAGCTGCCCATACCGCTGCTATCTACTTAGCTAGAGCTGAAATAAAGCCTATTTTATACGAAGGTATGATGGCTAACGGTATCGCTGCCGGTGGTCAACTAACCACTACTactgaaattgaaaatttcccAGGTTTCCCAGAAGGTTTAACAGGTTCAGAATTAATGGACAGAATGAGAGAACAATCTGTGAAATTCGGTACAACCATCATTACTGAAACGGTCGCTAAAGTTGATTTATCTTCTAGACCTTTCAAACTTTGGACTGAATTCAACGAAGATCAAGAACCAATTACCACAGATGCTATTATCTTAGCCACTGGTGCTTCTGCAAAGAGATTACATTTACCAGGTGAGGAAACTTACTGGCAGCAAGGTATATCAGCATGTGCTGTTTGTGATGGTGCTGTTCCAATCTTTAGAAATAAACCATTAGCTGTCATTGGTGGTGGTGATTCTGCTTGTGAAGAAGCTCAATTTTTAACTAAATATGGTTCTAAAGTTTATTTGATTGTTAGAAAAGATCATTTACGTGCATCCACTATTATGCAAAAGCGTGCCATGACAAACCCAAAGATTGAAGTCCTATTCAACACAGTTACTTTGGAAGCTAAAGGTGATGGTAAATTCTTGAATAGTTTGAGAATTAAGAATGTTCAAACTAACCAAGAATCTGATTTGGAAGCTAATGGTTTATTCTACGCTATTGGTCATAACCCAGCTACTTCTATCGTTGCTGGTCAAGTTGATACCGACGCCGCTGGTTACATTAAGACTGTTCCAGGTTCTTCTTTGACTTCTGTACCAGGCTTCTTCGCTGCCGGTGATGTTCAAGATTCAAGATATAGACAAGCTATTACCTCTGCCGGTTCTGGTTGTATGGCAGGTTTAGATGCTGAAAAATACTTAACTGAACTAGAATAA